A single region of the Bicyclus anynana chromosome 14, ilBicAnyn1.1, whole genome shotgun sequence genome encodes:
- the LOC128198708 gene encoding uncharacterized protein LOC128198708 has product MLQIQGQIYHQAGSLLPYPDADHQFLQIYFIGDENRELDQRCAIVSNTRREIIRELQRFFHQHNALVQLFKIALDRMPTDNHKIVIRADRTPFGEHARRFNAPTIDEVAIVILGDQFQSRDIVLHRRNEQLQRVSELHRSYDALQYPILHWKGDDGYHINIPMIDPRTGLHIQKKVSAMNFYSYRLMIRPQEQNYILKCGKLYHQYIVDMYAKIETERLNYIRFNQAKLRSEEYIHLQDAIANDANVNDIGRLTILPSSYIGSPRHMNEYAQDAMSYVRKYGRPDLFITFTCNPQWDDIKNNLFEGQSTTDRHDITARVFRRKLKALMDLIVKLRVFGEVRCHMYSIEWQKRGLPHAHILIWLVNKITPDQIDNVISGEIPDQTVDPELFDVVVKNMIHGPCGELNMNSPCMIDGKCSKRYPRQLTSDTITGNDGYPLYRRRSPNDNGKTATIRMRNQDVEVDNRWVVPYCPLLSKIFKAHINVEYCNSVKSIKYICKYVNKGSDMAVFGVAGDNRNDEITQYQLGRYISSNEAVWRILSFPMHERHPVVVHLAVHLENGQRIYFNEANALERAAHPPATTLTAFFKLCETDTFARNLLYSEVPQYYTWNVSSKKFQRRKQGTAVDGHSGIFKKDAIGRMYTVHPNNAECFYLRLLLVNVNGPKSFQELRTVDGHLCQTYREACQLLHLLEDDAHWDSTLNDASTSAHPQQIRMLFAIILSTCMPSNPLELWNKYKNYMAEDILIRMRHHARNPDLLITLEMCNEALIIIEDICLTIANKALVQLGMTAPNRPMHDLFDRELQREQEFNCNDLRLFVQSNITKLNIQQKHVYDTIMQAVSNNAGGLYFLDAPGGTGKTFVISLILATIRSDQKIALALASSGIAATLLEGGRTAHSALKLPLNVQVIETPTCNISRNSAMAKVLRLTSIILWDECTMANKKSLEAFNRTMQDLRGNQQLFGGALILLSGDFRQTLPVIPRSTPADEINACLKSSVLWRYLQKLTLNINMRVHLQNDPAAHEFSKQLLEIGDGKIQIDRTNGLIAVPNNFCTIAQSIDELIECVFPNIVQNYRNHDWLTERAILAPKNIHVNAINFQIQAKLPGVVTKYKSIDSVMNQDEAMNYPIEFLNSLEPAGMPPHCLNLKVGSSIILLRNINPPKLCNGTRLAVKKLLPNLIEATILTGKSKGEVVLIPRIPMIPTDMPFEFKRLQYPVRLSFAMSINKAQGQTLHVCGVNLEEHCFSHGQLYVACSRVGTPSRLFIYAQNGKTKNIVYPNVLD; this is encoded by the exons ATGTTACAGATTCAGGGCCAGATTTATCATCAAGCTGGTTCGTTATTGCCATACCCCGACGCTGATCATCAAtttttgcaaatttattttattggtgaTGAAAATCGTGAATTGGATCAACGTTGTGCAATTGTTTCGAATACAAGACGAGAAATTATTCGTGAGCTACAAAGGTTTTTCCATCAGCATAACGCATTAGTTCAATTGTTTAAAATTGCTCTCGATCGTATGCCAACTGATAATCACAAAATCGTAATAAGAGCTGATAGAACACCTTTTGGAGAGCATGCAAGGCGATTTAATGCACCAACAATTGATGAGGTTGCAATTGTAATTCTTGGTGATCAGTTTCAATCCCGTGATATTGTACTTCATCGTAGAAATGAGCAATTGCAACGTGTTTCGGAACTTCATCGTAGTTACGATGCATTACAGTACCCAATATTGCATTGGAAAGGTGACGATGGTTACCATATCAATATACCAATGATTGATCCACGAACAG gTCTACATATACAGAAAAAAGTTAGTGCCATGAATTTTTATTCGTATCGATTGATGATTCGTCCACAAGAACAAaattatatcttaaaatgtgGTAAACTATATCATCAGTACATCGTTGATATGTATGCCAAAATAGAGACTGAACGTCTTAATTATATTCGTTTCAACCAAGCAAAATTAAGATCCGAAGAATATATTCATTTGCAAGATGCGATAGCGAATGATGCTAATGTTAATGACATCGGACGTTTAACTATATTGCCATCTTCGTATATTGGTAGCCCACGGCATATGAACGAATATGCACAAGACGCAATGTCTTATGTACGAAAATACGGTCGACCGGATCTGTTCATTACATTTACATGTAATCCGCAGTGGGATGACATCAAGAACAATTTATTTGAAGGCCAGTCGACAACTGATCGTCATGACATTACAGCACGTGTTTTTCGGCGAAAATTGAAAGCACTTATGGATTTAATTGTGAAATTACGTGTATTTGGAGAGGTGCGTTGCCATATGTACTCCATCGAATGGCAAAAAAGGGGATTGCCGCACGCACATATATTAATTTGGctggtaaataaaataactccgGATCAAATCGATAACGTTATATCAGGTGAAATTCCTGATCAAACTGTTGATCCTGAGTTATTTGATGTTGTCGTTAAAAACATGATACATGGTCCGTGCGGTGAACTAAATATGAATTCGCCATGTATGATTGATGGAAAGTGTTCGAAACGATACCCAAGACAATTGACTTCAGACACAATAACGGGCAATGACGGATATCCGTTGTATAGACGTAGATCACCTAATGATAATGGCAAAACGGCAACCATTAGAATGCGTAACCAGGACGTTGAAGTTGATAATCGTTGGGTGGTTCCGTATTGTCCATTATTATCGAAAATATTCAAGGCTCATATAAATGTGGAGTATTGTAATTCAGTCAaatccattaaatatatttgcaaGTATGTAAATAAAGGGAGCGATATGGCTGTTTTCGGTGTAGCTGGTGATAATAGAAATGATGAAATTACTCAGTATCAACTGGGGCGCTATATTAGTAGTAATGAAGCTGTCTGGAGGATTCTGTCGTTTCCAATGCACGAAAGACATCCTGTGGTTGTTCACTTAGCTGTGCATCTTGAGAATGGCcaacgtatttattttaatgaagcaAATGCATTGGAAAGAGCAGCACACCCACCAGCGACTACGTTGACAGCTTTTTTCAAATTATGCGAAACTGATACATTTGCTAGAAATTTGTTATATTCCGAAGTGCCTCAGTACTATACATGGAATGTGTcttcaaaaaaatttcaaagacGTAAACAAGGAACAGCAGTCGATGGGCATTCAGGCATTTTCAAAAAAGATGCAATTGGGAGAATGTATACAGTACATCCAAACAATGCTGAGTGTTTTTATTTGCGATTGCTATTAGTTAACGTCAATGGCCCAAAATCATTTCAAGAATTAAGGACAGTCGACGGTCATTTGTGTCAAACATATCGTGAAGCATGTCAACTCTTGCATTTGTTGGAGGATGATGCACATTGGGATTCAACACTTAATGATGCATCTACGTCAGCTCATCCACAACAAATACGAATGCTATTTGCCATTATATTATCGACATGTATGCCATCAAATCCACTTGAATTAtggaacaaatataaaaattatatggcagaagatattttaattcGTATGCGTCATCATGCAAGAAATCCTGATTTGTTGATTACCTTGGAAATGTGCAACGAagctttgataataattgaagaTATATGTCTAACGATTGCAAATAAAGCATTAGTACAATTGGGTATGACCGCACCAAATCGTCCCATGCATGATTTGTTTGATCGTGAATTGCAACGTGAGCAGGAATTCAACTGTAATGATTTGCGTTTATTTGTACAATCGAATATaaccaaattaaatattcaGCAAAAACATGTATATGATACAATCATGCAAGCCGTTTCCAATAATGCAGGTGGATTATATTTTTTGGATGCACCTGGTGGCACAGGTAAAACGTTCGTTATATCATTGATTTTAGCGACTATTCGATCAGATCAGAAAATTGCACTAGCACTTGCATCTTCGGGAATTGCTGCTACATTATTAGAAGGTGGTCGGACCGCACACTCTGCATTAAAATTGCCATTGAATGTACAGGTGATTGAAACTCCAACTTGCAATATATCGAGAAATTCTGCTATGGCAAAAGTTCTGCGATTAACGTCAATTATTTTATGGGATGAGTGTACAATGGCGAATAAAAAATCACTAGAAGCATTCAATCGAACAATGCAAGATTTACGTGGTAATCAACAGCTTTTTGGTGGTGCTTTGATATTACTTTCAGGGGATTTTCGTCAAACATTGCCTGTCATTCCTCGATCAACTCCTGCTGATGAAATAAATGCCTGCTTGAAGTCATCAGTTCTTTGGAGATATCTACAAAAATTGACACTAAACATTAATATGCGTGTTCACCTACAAAATGATCCAGCTGCCCATGAGTTCTCAAAACAATTGTTAGAAATTGGTGACGGCAAAATACAAATCGACAGAACCAACGGATTGATCGCTGTACCGAACAATTTTTGTACAATTGCGCAATCGATAGATGAATTGATTGAATGTGTTTTTCCGAATATTGTTCAGAATTACAGAAATCATGATTGGTTGACAGAACGCGCCATTTTAGCACCGAAAAACATTCATGTCAAtgcaattaattttcaaattcaagcgAAACTGCCAGGCGTAGTCACgaaatataaatcaattgacAGTGTTATGAATCAAGATGAGGCAATGAATTAtccaattgaatttttaaattcattggaGCCGGCTGGTATGCCACCGCATTGCTTGAATCTGAAAGTTGGTTCTTCGATTATATTATTGCGAAATATTAATCCACCAAAACTGTGTAACGGAACAAGATTGGCAGTGAAAAAGTTATTGCCAAATTTGATTGAAGCTACGATCTTAACTGGTAAATCAAAAGGAGAAGTTGTTTTGATACCGCGTATACCTATGATTCCAACTGATATGCCTTTTGAGTTCAAACGTTTACAATATCCTGTGCGTTTATCATTTGCGATGTCCATCAACAAGGCCCAAGGTCAAACACTTCACGTTTGTGGTGTGAATTTGGAGGAACATTGTTTTTCACATGGCCAGTTATATGTTGCCTGTTCCAGAGTCGGTACCCCCAgccgtttgtttatttatgctcaaaatggaaaaacaaaaaatattgtttatccaAATGTTTTGGATTAA